A region of Pseudomonas marginalis DNA encodes the following proteins:
- a CDS encoding AAA family ATPase, with protein MKILAIRLKNLASLAGPFEIDFTAEPLASAGLFAITGPTGAGKSTLLDALCLALFGAVPRLGDTGQAKMPDADSDISIGDPRTLIRRGTGGGYAEVDFVGVSGRRYRARWEANRARDKASGKLQNSRQSLIDLDSDQLLASQKTEYKTQLELALGLNFEQFTRAVLLAQSEFSAFLKANDNERSELLEKLTDTALYTQLGRRAFDKAKEAKDTHKHLQDQATGVVPLAPEARAELDQQFDAAQQQLKTQQAQLKQLELQHTWLKELREWQDRQRSATEQLQRAQADWDSQDAQRQDLSRLDQLAPQRHQFARQAELDTLLTPLATQIQAHIEQQAELHTRQAQAQQQQASAQAALAEALKAQGDAVPLLRQAFEAQNTLAHLTRDLAKRNEEKQQHEAACAEGQTLLKGLQDRHAHVAERLQRLAAELERSSALAPLSDAWNAYRDRLQQLMLIGNRLKKGQAELPQLEQRATSAAEKFAQQREALDLLYQEAGAEPHAVAEQVQLLASLLQDNRKQQRAFEDLSRLWDSQQQLEQQAVALTQKLADAAQQRDQLNQTGLQTKAELAVAEQTLTVTKQLLERQRLARSASVEELREQLQDGQPCPVCGSHEHPYHQPEALLQSLGRHDDNEEATAQKAVDTLKEKLTELRGEVGGLIAQQKEFLQQQEHLVTQQQALQPSLDAHPLAASLFNQDAAKRSHWLAQQLSQLTQSITQDEQRQAALLNLQQNAGRLQQQLQAAQDSSQQTRQLMLDQQRELSNDRERLDEELNAFANLLPADTLEGLRSDPAATFMQLDQQVSQRLEQLGHQKDELAEQQERQQAIEKEHTHQQHRQQQLEALNQQFTELAAQRQAAQEKLGALLGEHASAEHWQQQLEQAVVQARQSETDANQQLQDICNQLIQLAADLKARQERRQSLEAEQQALQTRTHEWRALHPELDDEGLARLLAFDDTHIATLREHLHSSEKAVEQAKVLLQEREQRLAEHQALHNGNLDAEQLDGALAALNQHLADGEKHCAELRARQSEDQRRQDANSALAEQIAKAYDEWQRWARLNALIGSATGDTFRKIAQAYNLDLLVHHANVQLRQLVRRYRLKRGGSMLGLLVMDTEMGDELRSVHSLSGGETFLVSLALALGLASMASSTLKIESLFIDEGFGSLDPESLQLAMDALDGLQAQGRKVAVISHVQEMHERIPVQIQVKRQGNGLSTLEVK; from the coding sequence ATGAAGATTCTTGCCATCCGCCTGAAAAACCTCGCCTCCCTGGCCGGGCCGTTCGAGATCGACTTTACTGCCGAGCCCCTGGCCAGTGCCGGGCTGTTCGCGATTACCGGGCCGACCGGCGCCGGTAAAAGCACCCTGCTCGATGCCCTGTGCCTGGCGCTGTTTGGCGCCGTGCCACGCCTGGGCGATACCGGCCAGGCCAAGATGCCGGATGCCGACAGCGATATTTCCATCGGCGATCCACGCACCCTGATCCGGCGTGGCACCGGTGGCGGCTACGCCGAAGTGGACTTTGTCGGTGTCAGCGGCCGTCGCTACCGGGCGCGCTGGGAAGCCAATCGCGCCCGCGACAAGGCCAGCGGCAAATTGCAGAACAGTCGGCAGAGCCTGATCGACCTGGACAGCGACCAACTGCTGGCCAGCCAGAAGACCGAATACAAAACCCAGCTGGAACTGGCCCTGGGCCTGAACTTCGAGCAGTTCACCCGCGCGGTGTTGCTGGCGCAAAGCGAGTTCAGCGCCTTCCTCAAGGCCAACGACAATGAGCGCAGCGAACTGCTGGAAAAGCTCACCGACACCGCGCTGTACACCCAGCTCGGCCGCCGCGCATTCGACAAGGCCAAGGAGGCCAAGGATACGCACAAACACCTGCAGGACCAGGCTACCGGCGTAGTGCCCCTGGCCCCTGAAGCGCGCGCCGAACTGGACCAGCAATTCGACGCGGCCCAGCAGCAGCTCAAGACCCAGCAGGCGCAGCTCAAGCAGTTGGAGTTGCAGCACACCTGGCTCAAGGAACTGCGCGAATGGCAGGACCGCCAGCGCAGTGCCACCGAGCAGCTCCAGCGCGCACAGGCCGATTGGGACAGCCAGGATGCACAGCGCCAAGACCTGAGCCGCCTGGACCAATTGGCGCCGCAGCGGCATCAGTTTGCGCGCCAGGCCGAACTCGACACCTTGCTCACACCGCTGGCTACGCAGATTCAGGCGCACATCGAGCAACAGGCCGAATTGCATACCCGCCAGGCGCAGGCCCAACAGCAGCAGGCATCCGCCCAGGCGGCACTGGCCGAAGCGCTCAAGGCCCAGGGCGATGCGGTGCCGTTGCTGCGCCAGGCCTTTGAAGCACAAAACACCCTTGCCCACCTGACCAGAGACCTGGCCAAGCGCAACGAGGAAAAACAGCAACACGAAGCCGCCTGTGCCGAAGGCCAGACGCTGCTCAAGGGTTTGCAGGACAGACACGCCCACGTTGCCGAGCGCTTGCAACGCCTGGCCGCCGAACTTGAACGCAGCAGCGCCCTCGCCCCGCTCAGCGATGCCTGGAACGCCTACCGCGATCGCTTGCAACAGTTGATGCTGATCGGAAATCGCCTGAAAAAAGGCCAGGCCGAACTGCCACAACTTGAACAGCGTGCTACCAGCGCCGCAGAAAAATTTGCCCAGCAACGCGAAGCCCTCGACCTGCTGTATCAAGAAGCCGGCGCCGAACCCCATGCCGTGGCCGAACAGGTGCAACTGCTGGCCAGCCTGTTGCAGGACAATCGCAAGCAGCAGCGCGCCTTCGAAGACCTGTCACGCCTGTGGGACAGCCAGCAGCAACTGGAGCAGCAAGCCGTTGCCCTCACGCAAAAGCTCGCCGATGCCGCCCAGCAACGCGACCAACTGAACCAGACCGGCCTGCAAACCAAGGCCGAGCTGGCCGTGGCTGAACAGACCCTGACGGTGACCAAGCAACTCTTGGAGCGCCAGCGCCTGGCCCGCAGCGCCAGCGTCGAGGAATTGCGCGAACAATTGCAGGACGGCCAGCCCTGCCCGGTGTGCGGCAGCCATGAACACCCGTACCACCAGCCCGAAGCCCTGCTGCAGAGCCTCGGGCGCCACGACGACAACGAAGAGGCCACGGCGCAGAAAGCGGTCGATACCCTCAAGGAAAAACTCACCGAACTGCGCGGTGAAGTCGGCGGCCTGATCGCCCAGCAGAAAGAATTCCTGCAACAACAGGAACACCTGGTCACCCAACAGCAGGCGCTCCAGCCCAGCCTGGACGCACACCCACTGGCGGCCTCGCTGTTCAATCAGGACGCAGCCAAACGCAGCCATTGGTTGGCCCAGCAACTCAGCCAACTGACCCAAAGCATCACCCAGGACGAACAGCGCCAGGCCGCCCTGCTCAACCTGCAGCAAAACGCCGGGCGCTTGCAGCAACAACTGCAAGCCGCTCAGGACAGTAGCCAGCAGACCCGCCAATTAATGCTGGATCAACAGCGCGAGCTGTCCAACGACCGCGAGCGCCTCGACGAAGAACTCAACGCCTTCGCCAACCTGCTCCCCGCCGACACCCTGGAAGGCTTGCGCAGCGACCCGGCCGCGACCTTTATGCAGTTGGACCAGCAGGTCAGCCAACGCCTTGAACAACTGGGCCATCAGAAGGATGAGTTGGCCGAGCAGCAGGAACGCCAGCAGGCCATCGAGAAAGAGCACACGCACCAGCAGCATCGCCAACAGCAGCTCGAGGCCCTGAACCAGCAATTTACCGAGTTGGCCGCGCAGCGACAGGCCGCCCAGGAAAAACTCGGGGCCTTGCTGGGCGAGCACGCCAGCGCCGAACACTGGCAACAACAACTGGAACAGGCCGTGGTGCAGGCACGCCAGAGCGAGACGGACGCCAACCAGCAGTTGCAGGACATCTGCAACCAACTGATCCAGCTGGCCGCCGACCTCAAGGCCCGGCAGGAGCGCCGGCAATCCCTTGAAGCCGAGCAGCAGGCCCTCCAGACCCGCACCCACGAATGGCGCGCCCTGCACCCAGAGCTGGATGACGAGGGCCTGGCGCGTCTGCTGGCGTTCGATGACACACACATCGCCACGCTGCGCGAGCATCTGCACAGCAGCGAAAAAGCCGTCGAGCAAGCCAAGGTATTGCTGCAGGAACGCGAACAACGCCTCGCCGAACACCAGGCCCTGCACAACGGCAACCTGGACGCCGAACAACTCGACGGCGCCCTGGCTGCGCTCAATCAACACTTGGCCGACGGCGAAAAACACTGCGCCGAACTGCGCGCGCGCCAGTCCGAAGACCAGCGTCGCCAGGACGCCAACAGTGCCCTGGCCGAACAGATCGCCAAGGCCTATGACGAGTGGCAACGCTGGGCACGCCTGAACGCACTGATCGGCTCGGCCACCGGCGATACCTTCCGCAAGATTGCCCAGGCCTACAACCTCGACCTGCTGGTGCACCACGCCAACGTGCAACTGCGCCAACTGGTGCGCCGCTACCGTCTCAAGCGCGGCGGCAGCATGTTGGGCCTGCTGGTGATGGACACGGAAATGGGCGATGAACTGCGCTCGGTGCATTCGTTGTCCGGCGGCGAGACGTTCCTGGTGTCCCTGGCCTTGGCCCTGGGCCTGGCGTCGATGGCGTCCAGCACCTTGAAGATCGAATCGCTGTTTATCGACGAAGGCTTTGGCAGCCTCGACCCCGAGTCCCTGCAATTGGCCATGGACGCCCTCGACGGCTTGCAGGCCCAGGGGCGCAAGGTGGCGGTGATCTCCCACGTACAGGAAATGCACGAGCGCATTCCGGTGCAGATCCAGGTCAAGCGCCAGGGCAATGGCTTGAGCACCCTGGAGGTCAAGTGA
- a CDS encoding dermonecrotic toxin domain-containing protein — protein sequence MLQKAIKEQYPPLDLDVQLTRLAVPNLVGGWDLKRLLDVALDYVGSGTLLDTDTVIDGRRCFLTNRAPHPLTYEAEAIREPDLQLIKAKILDLTPTLMTVFQDALTDYWNQPGDTGPIRWQWLGDLLATGLSSTASLLPTQYQQQQTALHHLTAYPDQRTRPTPVQGGVHAYCLETSIVQGSHTANIMEPELLVVQAQNVMLYRSNGTLEFHDSLEAFTQARGRDLSRQVLADSVTIKRYEPDGNSFDTLAALLLNQQLEALGTVVLPASDGLNALEQRIADTTDPTPWFIQAPAPSPTFEHTLQANLPVWLQTATPGDRFAYRQQLAELARVHRQTAGASFLDGVENLHDFTRNTLLEQIHADHPEVTTIDPDDLELTFHVPVGDLGSGYLTPVSMSLTQLAIKNLAAAPQGSLTLRSKSGATIPAWMNADYLLGEKGLFTSTQGLIARTNIGERYPTTLRALLLGNDSEAQRREALFDQALRVRLPLQALEHKIRGEHGMTWQGYRYVQALMQRSAADRVVDDLSIVIHALAFHRTPHSKPDVVNNMFIIEASDRQVGPHILYRPLYPDSLRQFASRDALLGAIAEPGPLQDSVLSWLPDHARPIYSNNGFVSPHIIRFGQGDDTVQWPAPAPAQLADDSNGVAVLGSLAQSLAAGNLTQYLYGSNARALVDLADRDAVSNAESRWAILLEGGWLLFNALLLPLLRGPAMVAGWMVQLAVSLQHDLEALHGDDPVARELAWVDVLLNIGLLLIHRASAQHPSIEPAFTPAKPPVSKALSTLLRRPPTPSAHVAPKIEQGPVGLPSEPPASDRTEVDFIHSTARDGSRRRLFNALLEHHVAWPVPAPSPVELGAFKGLYRIGQQWHASVAGLLFQVSIVPDAGEVFIVNPQKNLHPGFKLSYDGQGRWALDLGLKLRGGGPKNRLKAKLAQIEQQRAEAWLKVTRLESQILEQIDQTAHFFDTVTATKKQFEVRDRELAHAMQRLRLSPNDPSAVSAHAVEARNRTRARLHFLVAYEKYAPVTEQLQQNRRAIIDAYAQVKAADGKFDYESSCLEQYQTLLAAQEVDVSFLASLHTATFVSDRGELMNDLLRMERDEPANQRLLDMTEMHFATSERHAESLIAIDMTLEEMANRLKTGPAERLKFLNAMPHRRFYNRLCAIVEPLDLLAALSIDELREPATAQEEYFMARLETLHFPQVSVEHSYIDLLTTQGFTSAERKEVLVNVIEHYSRRLQAYRMLMELDSTLLRPRYMPLLIERLETLRAAAETDLADVLREDEFLPAQFVRFKPAQLPSPTKRVFRSRDKGTLVGNLLPPDAEMPFPTIVVKNPLTDEISARFMEHPHEGWVEIVDAPPQRPAPVPRQRALATLRTEAQRLIDQITALEKSIEFQKRKLADPQRRDDVNPQDWNDMFGHQARKIEAIADEIQAHHLDKPDVPQALERLRMRATDLRRQGEQHCIEGYKAQRPRQENIDYLRRHAAVDIGLVHGPQRTGANDYVSEFAIREKNRVDVLWYAHFHYSSADSPRGDYTAAHLKRPEHRFTTFKDLIAKAGPDSHVIVNDLYSPINRPLDQQLFLVLIPE from the coding sequence ATGCTGCAAAAAGCGATCAAAGAGCAATACCCGCCGCTGGACCTTGACGTGCAGCTTACCCGGCTAGCGGTCCCTAACCTGGTCGGGGGCTGGGACCTTAAGCGCTTGCTGGATGTGGCGCTCGATTACGTGGGCAGCGGTACGCTGTTAGACACGGACACGGTCATCGACGGGCGCCGCTGCTTCCTGACCAACCGAGCGCCCCATCCCCTGACCTATGAGGCCGAAGCGATCAGAGAGCCGGATTTGCAACTGATCAAGGCAAAAATCCTCGACCTGACACCCACCCTGATGACGGTATTCCAGGACGCTCTGACAGATTACTGGAACCAGCCGGGCGACACCGGCCCTATCCGCTGGCAATGGCTGGGCGACCTGTTGGCCACAGGCTTGAGCAGCACCGCCAGCCTGTTACCGACCCAATACCAGCAACAACAAACAGCCCTGCACCACTTGACCGCTTACCCGGACCAAAGAACGCGCCCGACGCCGGTGCAAGGCGGGGTGCATGCCTATTGCCTGGAAACGAGCATCGTCCAGGGCAGCCACACCGCCAACATCATGGAACCCGAATTGCTGGTGGTGCAGGCACAAAACGTCATGCTGTACCGCAGCAACGGCACATTGGAGTTCCATGATTCCCTTGAAGCCTTCACCCAGGCGCGGGGGCGGGACCTGTCGCGCCAGGTGCTGGCCGACAGCGTGACCATCAAACGTTATGAGCCCGATGGCAATAGCTTCGACACCCTCGCGGCCTTGCTGCTTAACCAACAACTGGAAGCGCTCGGCACCGTCGTGCTGCCGGCCAGCGACGGCCTGAACGCCTTGGAACAGCGCATTGCCGACACCACAGACCCCACGCCCTGGTTCATCCAGGCCCCGGCGCCGAGCCCGACCTTTGAGCACACCCTCCAGGCGAACCTTCCCGTGTGGCTGCAAACAGCGACACCCGGTGATCGTTTTGCCTACCGCCAACAGCTGGCTGAATTGGCACGCGTACACCGGCAAACAGCGGGGGCTTCGTTTCTGGATGGCGTCGAGAACCTGCATGACTTCACGCGCAATACCTTGCTCGAACAGATCCACGCCGATCATCCCGAGGTCACGACGATTGATCCGGACGACCTTGAATTGACCTTCCATGTACCCGTCGGCGACCTGGGCAGCGGCTACCTCACGCCCGTGTCCATGAGCCTGACGCAATTGGCGATCAAGAACCTGGCGGCCGCGCCCCAGGGAAGCCTGACCCTGCGCTCCAAATCCGGCGCGACGATACCGGCCTGGATGAACGCCGACTACCTGCTGGGAGAAAAAGGCCTGTTCACCAGCACCCAGGGGCTGATCGCTCGCACCAATATCGGCGAACGCTACCCCACCACCCTCAGGGCCCTGTTGTTGGGCAACGACAGTGAAGCCCAACGCCGTGAAGCGTTGTTCGACCAAGCATTGCGCGTGCGCCTGCCACTGCAGGCCCTGGAGCACAAGATACGGGGCGAGCATGGCATGACCTGGCAAGGCTACCGTTATGTGCAGGCGTTGATGCAGCGCAGCGCCGCGGACCGGGTGGTCGACGACCTGAGCATTGTGATTCACGCCCTGGCCTTCCACCGCACACCGCATTCCAAGCCGGATGTGGTCAACAACATGTTCATTATCGAGGCGTCGGACCGTCAGGTCGGTCCACATATCCTCTACCGGCCGCTGTATCCGGACTCGCTACGCCAGTTTGCGAGCCGTGACGCGCTGTTGGGCGCCATTGCTGAGCCTGGCCCCCTGCAAGACAGTGTGCTCAGTTGGCTACCCGACCACGCCCGGCCGATCTACAGCAACAATGGCTTTGTCAGCCCGCATATCATCCGTTTTGGCCAGGGCGACGACACCGTGCAATGGCCGGCACCGGCACCCGCGCAGTTGGCGGACGATAGCAACGGGGTTGCAGTGCTGGGGTCTCTCGCCCAGTCGTTGGCCGCTGGCAACCTGACCCAATACCTGTACGGCAGCAACGCGCGGGCGCTGGTCGACCTGGCCGACCGTGACGCCGTGTCCAACGCCGAAAGCCGCTGGGCGATTTTGCTGGAGGGTGGCTGGCTGCTGTTCAACGCACTATTGCTGCCGTTGCTGCGCGGCCCCGCCATGGTCGCGGGCTGGATGGTACAACTGGCCGTCAGCCTGCAACATGACCTGGAGGCCTTGCACGGCGATGACCCGGTCGCACGCGAACTGGCCTGGGTCGATGTCCTGCTCAATATCGGCCTGTTACTGATACACAGGGCGTCGGCGCAACATCCATCAATCGAGCCCGCTTTCACCCCAGCCAAACCGCCCGTGTCCAAGGCCTTGAGTACCTTGCTGCGACGACCTCCCACGCCGTCTGCACACGTTGCGCCAAAGATTGAACAAGGCCCGGTTGGCCTGCCGTCCGAGCCGCCTGCGAGTGATCGTACCGAGGTGGACTTCATCCACTCCACCGCGCGTGACGGTTCCCGACGCCGTCTGTTCAACGCGTTGCTCGAGCACCACGTAGCCTGGCCGGTGCCCGCTCCCTCTCCGGTCGAGTTGGGTGCCTTCAAAGGGTTGTACCGCATTGGTCAGCAGTGGCATGCCTCGGTAGCCGGCCTGCTGTTCCAGGTCAGCATCGTTCCCGACGCAGGCGAAGTGTTCATCGTCAATCCACAAAAAAACCTGCACCCAGGCTTTAAGCTCAGCTACGACGGGCAAGGACGCTGGGCCTTGGACCTGGGTCTCAAACTGCGTGGAGGGGGGCCGAAAAACCGACTCAAGGCCAAGTTGGCGCAAATTGAACAGCAACGTGCAGAGGCGTGGCTGAAGGTCACTCGCCTGGAAAGCCAAATCCTTGAACAAATTGACCAAACCGCCCATTTCTTCGACACCGTGACGGCAACCAAGAAACAATTTGAAGTGCGCGACCGCGAGTTGGCCCATGCAATGCAACGCCTGCGCCTGTCCCCTAATGACCCGTCAGCCGTCAGCGCCCACGCCGTTGAGGCGCGTAACAGGACCCGGGCTCGCTTGCACTTTCTCGTGGCCTATGAAAAGTACGCCCCGGTCACCGAGCAGTTACAGCAAAATCGCCGCGCGATAATCGACGCCTACGCGCAGGTCAAGGCGGCCGATGGCAAGTTCGATTATGAGTCCAGTTGCCTTGAACAGTACCAAACCCTGCTGGCGGCGCAGGAGGTGGATGTCAGCTTCCTGGCGTCACTGCACACCGCCACGTTTGTGTCTGATCGGGGCGAGCTGATGAACGACCTGTTGCGGATGGAGCGCGACGAGCCGGCCAATCAGCGGTTGCTCGATATGACTGAAATGCACTTTGCCACCTCCGAGCGCCATGCCGAGTCCCTGATTGCTATCGACATGACGTTGGAAGAGATGGCGAACCGCCTCAAGACCGGGCCGGCAGAGCGCCTGAAGTTCCTCAATGCCATGCCCCATCGGCGCTTCTACAACCGCCTCTGTGCCATTGTCGAGCCGCTCGACCTGCTGGCGGCGTTGAGCATTGATGAGCTGAGGGAGCCAGCCACCGCCCAGGAAGAATACTTTATGGCGCGGCTGGAGACCTTGCACTTCCCTCAGGTCTCCGTAGAGCACTCGTACATCGACCTGTTGACCACCCAAGGCTTCACCTCTGCCGAGCGCAAAGAGGTGTTGGTGAATGTGATCGAGCATTACAGCCGGCGCCTGCAGGCCTACCGCATGCTGATGGAACTGGACTCGACACTGCTGCGTCCGCGCTATATGCCGCTGTTGATCGAGCGCCTGGAAACCCTGCGCGCCGCAGCCGAGACAGACCTGGCGGATGTACTGCGCGAGGATGAATTCCTGCCTGCCCAGTTCGTGCGTTTCAAACCAGCGCAACTGCCATCCCCGACCAAGCGCGTGTTCCGGTCGCGGGACAAAGGAACACTGGTGGGCAACCTGCTGCCCCCCGACGCCGAGATGCCCTTTCCAACCATTGTGGTCAAAAACCCGCTGACCGACGAAATCAGCGCGCGGTTCATGGAGCATCCCCATGAAGGCTGGGTGGAAATCGTCGACGCACCGCCGCAGCGCCCGGCACCCGTGCCACGCCAGCGAGCCCTGGCGACCCTGCGTACGGAAGCTCAGCGGCTGATCGATCAAATCACCGCCCTGGAAAAATCCATCGAGTTTCAGAAACGCAAACTGGCCGACCCGCAGCGCCGTGACGACGTCAACCCACAAGACTGGAATGACATGTTCGGCCACCAAGCCAGGAAAATCGAGGCGATTGCCGATGAAATCCAGGCCCATCACCTGGATAAGCCTGATGTCCCCCAGGCCCTGGAGCGCCTGCGCATGCGTGCAACGGACCTGCGCCGTCAGGGTGAGCAACACTGCATAGAAGGCTACAAGGCCCAGCGTCCGCGCCAGGAAAACATTGATTACCTGCGTCGCCATGCCGCCGTGGATATCGGCCTGGTGCATGGCCCGCAGCGCACTGGCGCGAATGACTATGTCTCGGAGTTTGCCATTCGCGAAAAGAACCGCGTCGACGTGCTGTGGTACGCGCATTTTCACTACAGCAGCGCCGACAGCCCGCGCGGCGACTACACCGCCGCCCACCTCAAACGCCCGGAACACCGGTTCACCACCTTCAAGGACCTGATCGCCAAGGCAGGCCCGGACAGCCACGTGATCGTCAATGACCTCTACAGCCCCATCAACCGGCCGCTGGACCAACAACTGTTCCTCGTCCTGATACCTGAATAA
- a CDS encoding DUF5629 family protein, producing the protein MTADNLKTVLEASDMLEIDGLHAFDFQLADEKLLITAMDGRAEKRWSFSTAQVQAATFDEPLQSWTLTGESGEHRLICMSAFTGNNNDEDPADDDA; encoded by the coding sequence ATGACTGCCGACAACCTGAAAACCGTCCTTGAAGCCAGCGATATGCTTGAAATCGACGGGCTGCACGCCTTCGACTTCCAGCTCGCTGATGAAAAGCTGCTGATCACCGCCATGGACGGCCGTGCCGAAAAACGCTGGAGCTTCAGCACGGCGCAGGTGCAGGCCGCCACCTTCGACGAGCCCTTGCAAAGTTGGACCCTGACCGGTGAGTCGGGCGAGCACCGCCTGATCTGCATGAGCGCGTTCACCGGCAACAATAACGATGAGGACCCAGCCGATGATGATGCGTAA
- a CDS encoding glutathione S-transferase, whose amino-acid sequence MSEALLYSFRRCPYAMRARLALRYSGVAVRIVEVSLKAKPAEMLALSPKGTVPVLVADGVVIDESLAIMQWALARHDPDNWLLQGDPAVLELIAENDSTFKHHLNRYKYPERYPEQPVEHYRAEGEVFLQKLEGLLAQRAYLLADHPGLADMALAPFIRQFAHVDREWFAGTPYKALQRWLEDFLQSPLFIGVMAKA is encoded by the coding sequence GTGAGCGAGGCGCTGCTGTATTCGTTCCGGCGCTGCCCCTATGCGATGCGCGCACGCCTGGCGCTGCGCTACTCGGGGGTGGCGGTGCGGATTGTCGAGGTGAGCCTCAAGGCCAAGCCGGCGGAGATGCTGGCACTGTCGCCCAAGGGCACGGTGCCGGTGCTGGTGGCGGATGGCGTGGTGATCGACGAGAGCCTGGCGATCATGCAATGGGCCTTGGCCCGGCATGATCCGGATAACTGGTTATTGCAGGGCGATCCAGCGGTACTTGAGCTGATCGCCGAGAACGATTCAACCTTTAAACATCACTTGAATCGATACAAGTACCCCGAGCGCTATCCCGAGCAGCCGGTGGAACACTATCGAGCCGAAGGCGAGGTGTTCTTGCAGAAGCTCGAGGGGTTGCTGGCCCAGCGCGCCTATCTGCTGGCCGACCACCCTGGCCTGGCGGACATGGCGCTTGCGCCGTTTATACGGCAGTTTGCCCACGTGGACCGCGAATGGTTTGCCGGTACGCCGTACAAAGCGTTGCAACGCTGGTTGGAAGACTTCCTGCAATCGCCCCTGTTTATCGGCGTGATGGCGAAGGCTTAG
- a CDS encoding lactonase family protein, with translation MMMRKFWPLLMAGSVGAMSVHAAPADTYELLVGSYTAGTSEGIYRVQFDSRTGQFQGAPVLAAKAANPSWLTVSKDQKHLFVVNENGPGQKDAVGRVSSYSIDPQSHQLTLINQVQSLGNEPTHSSVAADGRYLFVANYSVLQDPGGSLAILPVDATGKLSAPVQLSGHPASRVNPERQASNHVHSVVSSPDGKYVFVQDLGADKVFAYRYDPKANHELPLTPANPASVQLPPGSGPRHLLFSADGKHAWLTTEMSAQVAVFDYHDGTLTQTQLLDYAPGQPVSDKAGAALHASSDGKFLYVSNRGTANQILVFSIDPATAHLKQVQQRSVEGDHPREFSLDPSGKFLLIANQKSNEIVVVERDPKTGLLGKTVQKLPIDAPSDLKFLVRQ, from the coding sequence ATGATGATGCGTAAATTCTGGCCGCTGCTGATGGCCGGCAGTGTCGGTGCGATGTCGGTACACGCCGCACCGGCTGACACCTACGAGCTGTTGGTCGGCAGCTACACCGCCGGTACCAGCGAAGGCATTTACCGCGTGCAGTTCGACAGCCGCACCGGCCAATTCCAGGGCGCGCCGGTACTGGCGGCCAAGGCAGCTAACCCATCGTGGCTGACGGTCTCGAAGGATCAGAAACACCTGTTTGTGGTCAACGAAAACGGCCCAGGGCAGAAAGACGCAGTGGGGCGTGTGAGCAGTTACAGCATTGACCCGCAGAGCCACCAGTTGACCTTGATCAACCAGGTCCAGAGCCTGGGCAACGAGCCCACCCACTCCAGCGTCGCCGCTGATGGGCGCTACCTGTTCGTCGCCAACTATTCGGTGCTGCAAGATCCGGGCGGCAGCCTGGCGATCCTGCCGGTGGACGCCACCGGCAAGCTGTCGGCGCCCGTGCAGTTGAGCGGGCACCCCGCCAGCCGCGTGAACCCCGAGCGCCAGGCGTCCAACCATGTGCACTCGGTGGTGTCGTCGCCGGATGGCAAGTACGTGTTTGTGCAGGACTTGGGTGCCGACAAGGTGTTTGCCTACCGTTATGACCCCAAGGCCAACCACGAACTGCCGTTGACCCCGGCCAACCCGGCCTCGGTGCAATTGCCTCCAGGCAGCGGCCCGCGTCACTTGCTGTTCAGCGCAGATGGCAAGCATGCCTGGCTGACCACCGAGATGAGCGCCCAGGTCGCGGTGTTCGATTACCACGACGGTACGCTCACACAGACCCAGTTGCTGGACTATGCGCCGGGGCAGCCGGTGTCGGACAAAGCCGGCGCGGCGCTGCACGCGTCAAGCGATGGCAAGTTCCTCTACGTGAGCAATCGTGGCACGGCCAATCAGATCCTGGTGTTCAGCATCGACCCGGCCACTGCGCACCTCAAGCAGGTGCAGCAGCGCTCGGTGGAAGGCGATCACCCGCGAGAGTTCAGCCTGGACCCGAGCGGCAAGTTCCTGCTGATCGCCAACCAGAAGAGTAACGAAATCGTGGTGGTCGAACGTGACCCCAAGACCGGCCTGCTGGGTAAAACCGTGCAGAAATTGCCGATCGATGCGCCCAGCGACCTCAAGTTCCTGGTGCGTCAATAA